From the genome of Cognaticolwellia beringensis, one region includes:
- a CDS encoding DUF2065 domain-containing protein yields MLYTLMMAVAIALIIEGLIPALFPNKWRAYVLKLANEPVSTIRQIGVFLIVIGAILFWAVN; encoded by the coding sequence ATGTTATATACGCTGATGATGGCAGTCGCTATTGCGTTAATTATTGAAGGACTGATCCCGGCACTTTTCCCCAATAAATGGCGTGCTTATGTTTTAAAATTAGCCAATGAACCTGTGAGTACTATCCGGCAAATTGGCGTTTTTTTAATCGTGATTGGAGCAATTCTATTTTGGGCAGTAAATTAA
- the hflC gene encoding protease modulator HflC: MKNFILAIVALILVLTVSSVFVVIEGQRGIVFQFSKIKRDADTGDMMVYEPGLHFKLPFINQVRKLDARIQTLDDAPDRFVTSEKKDLMVDSFVKWRIVDFSTYYLRTTGSIENARALLKQKVNNGLRTEIGTRTIKDIVSGERDDIMAKALESAASSREDLGIEVIDVRIKAINLPTEVSTSIYERMRAERTAVAKEHRSQGQEQAEIIRATIDAKVTVMLATAQKNAQEVRGEGDALAAKVYADSYSQDAEFYNFFRSLEAYEKSFSSKSDILVVKPDSDFFNYLKDGKKAK, encoded by the coding sequence ATGAAGAATTTTATATTGGCAATTGTAGCCTTAATACTTGTGCTAACGGTTTCGTCTGTTTTTGTGGTAATTGAAGGACAACGTGGTATCGTTTTCCAGTTTTCAAAAATTAAGCGTGACGCTGACACTGGCGACATGATGGTTTATGAGCCTGGTTTACACTTTAAATTACCGTTTATTAACCAAGTGCGTAAACTTGATGCACGTATTCAAACTTTAGATGACGCGCCAGATCGATTCGTAACATCTGAAAAGAAAGATTTGATGGTCGACTCATTTGTTAAATGGCGTATCGTTGACTTTTCTACCTACTACTTGCGTACTACAGGCTCAATTGAGAATGCCCGTGCGCTATTGAAACAAAAAGTTAACAATGGTCTACGTACCGAAATAGGTACACGTACCATTAAAGATATTGTTTCTGGTGAACGTGATGACATTATGGCTAAAGCACTTGAAAGTGCTGCAAGTAGCCGTGAAGACTTAGGTATTGAAGTGATTGATGTTCGTATTAAAGCTATTAACTTACCAACGGAAGTTAGTACGTCGATATATGAACGTATGCGAGCTGAACGTACTGCTGTGGCGAAAGAACATCGCTCACAAGGTCAAGAGCAAGCTGAAATCATTCGTGCAACTATTGATGCTAAAGTAACAGTTATGTTAGCGACAGCGCAGAAGAACGCACAAGAAGTTCGTGGTGAAGGTGATGCATTAGCTGCAAAAGTTTATGCCGACTCTTATAGCCAAGATGCTGAATTCTATAACTTCTTTCGTAGCTTAGAAGCTTATGAGAAAAGTTTTAGCTCGAAGAGTGATATCTTGGTGGTTAAACCGGATAGTGACTTCTTTAATTACCTAAAAGATGGTAAAAAAGCGAAGTAA
- the hflK gene encoding FtsH protease activity modulator HflK, with protein MAWNEPGNNEKDPWKNKGGKNQGPPDLDDLLKDIGNKFGGIFGGGKSGGGSGKSFSSIGIMVVLVVAILAYAFAGFFTIKEAEKGIVLRFGQYAGTVEPGLRWKWTFAERIIPVDMQTTRNLPSSGFMLTKDENVVRVEMEIQYRVVDSRNYVFSVTNADESLSESLDSALRYVVGHANMDDILTSGREAVRQAVWKELEKIIEPYNLGLIVVDVNFKDARPPNEVKDAFDDAISAQEDEVRFLREAEAYARGIEPRARGRVKRLEQEALAYKSQILLDAEGDVARFNKLLPEYKAAPEVTRQRMYLTSMEKVYSNTSKVMVDVEGGNNMIYLPLDKIMQQQSGGQRVNEQSSTTTINPSSNSNNTAPTLSGRNDRFNNGRD; from the coding sequence ATGGCTTGGAATGAACCGGGGAATAATGAGAAAGATCCCTGGAAAAATAAAGGTGGCAAGAACCAAGGCCCACCTGATTTAGATGATTTATTAAAGGATATCGGCAATAAATTTGGCGGTATATTCGGTGGCGGCAAATCAGGAGGCGGATCTGGGAAAAGTTTTTCTAGTATCGGTATCATGGTTGTGCTTGTTGTCGCTATATTGGCTTATGCCTTTGCAGGCTTTTTTACCATTAAAGAAGCTGAAAAAGGTATCGTTTTACGCTTTGGTCAATATGCTGGTACGGTAGAACCAGGTTTGCGTTGGAAATGGACGTTCGCTGAACGTATTATTCCGGTTGATATGCAAACCACACGTAACCTTCCCTCTTCAGGCTTTATGCTGACGAAAGATGAGAATGTTGTGCGTGTTGAAATGGAAATACAATACCGCGTTGTTGATTCACGTAATTACGTTTTTAGTGTTACCAATGCCGATGAAAGTTTAAGTGAGTCACTTGATAGTGCTTTGCGCTATGTTGTTGGTCACGCGAACATGGACGATATTTTGACCAGTGGTCGAGAAGCCGTTCGTCAAGCGGTCTGGAAAGAGCTAGAAAAAATTATCGAACCTTATAATTTAGGTTTGATTGTTGTTGATGTTAACTTTAAGGACGCGCGTCCGCCAAACGAAGTTAAAGATGCATTTGATGATGCTATTTCTGCGCAAGAAGATGAAGTACGCTTCTTACGTGAAGCTGAAGCATATGCTCGTGGTATTGAGCCGCGTGCGCGTGGTCGTGTTAAGCGTTTAGAGCAAGAAGCTTTAGCGTATAAATCACAAATACTACTTGATGCTGAAGGTGATGTTGCTCGTTTTAACAAGCTATTACCTGAATATAAAGCGGCACCTGAAGTTACCCGTCAGCGTATGTATTTAACGTCGATGGAAAAAGTATACAGCAACACCAGTAAAGTTATGGTTGATGTTGAAGGCGGTAATAACATGATTTACTTACCACTCGATAAAATTATGCAGCAGCAATCTGGCGGTCAACGTGTTAATGAGCAATCATCAACGACAACGATAAACCCATCGTCAAATAGCAATAATACTGCACCAACATTATCCGGTCGTAACGACCGTTTCAATAATGGGAGAGACTAA
- the miaA gene encoding tRNA (adenosine(37)-N6)-dimethylallyltransferase MiaA: protein MTNVANHQNIDLKEPPVICLMGPTASGKTALAMALCDVLPCDIISVDSALVFKGMDIGTAKPTADELVAYPHQLIDIRDPSESYSAADFCQDALIAIAKSRANGRIPLLVGGTMMYFKSLIEGISPLPEADKNIRNAIALEAADKGWLAMHEELQSFDPVSAERIHPNDPQRLARAIEVYRKTGNTLTQLTEVKGDKVSGNVLQFAIAPKERSDLHARIELRFKQMIAQDFEQEVIALKRRGDLHLDLPAIRCVGYRQMWQHLSGDYDREEMIFKGICATRQLAKRQLTWLRSWQDLQWLHMEDENNLKLILSAVSKL from the coding sequence ATGACTAACGTGGCAAACCATCAAAACATTGACCTGAAAGAGCCGCCAGTTATTTGTTTAATGGGGCCGACAGCGTCAGGTAAAACGGCTTTAGCGATGGCTTTATGTGATGTGCTACCGTGTGACATTATTAGTGTTGATTCAGCATTAGTTTTTAAAGGTATGGATATTGGTACGGCAAAGCCAACAGCAGATGAATTAGTTGCATATCCACATCAATTGATCGACATTAGAGATCCGAGTGAAAGTTACTCTGCCGCTGATTTTTGCCAAGATGCGCTCATCGCAATAGCTAAAAGTCGAGCCAATGGCCGTATACCTTTATTGGTTGGCGGTACTATGATGTATTTTAAGAGCTTAATTGAAGGCATTTCACCACTGCCTGAAGCTGACAAAAATATTCGTAATGCAATAGCGTTAGAGGCGGCTGACAAAGGTTGGCTAGCTATGCACGAAGAGCTACAGAGCTTTGACCCAGTTTCAGCCGAGCGTATTCATCCAAATGATCCGCAGCGACTGGCTAGAGCAATAGAGGTATATCGTAAAACTGGTAATACTTTGACACAATTGACTGAAGTAAAAGGTGATAAAGTTAGTGGAAATGTTTTACAGTTTGCTATAGCACCAAAAGAACGTAGTGATTTGCACGCTCGAATTGAACTACGTTTTAAGCAAATGATAGCGCAAGACTTTGAACAAGAAGTGATCGCCTTGAAAAGACGGGGTGATTTACATCTCGATTTACCAGCAATTCGCTGTGTTGGTTACCGACAAATGTGGCAACATTTATCGGGTGACTATGATCGAGAAGAGATGATTTTCAAAGGTATTTGTGCAACACGTCAGTTAGCTAAACGGCAGTTGACTTGGTTACGAAGTTGGCAAGATTTACAATGGTTGCATATGGAAGATGAAAATAATTTAAAACTTATTTTATCGGCAGTAAGCAAACTTTAA
- the mutL gene encoding DNA mismatch repair endonuclease MutL: protein MTIAILPARLANQIAAGEVVERPASVVKELVENSIDAGATTIRIDIEKGGAKRIRIIDNGKGIAKDELALALSRHATSKIKDLDDLEAISSLGFRGEALASISSVARLTLTSKPEAQESAWQANAEGRDMAVSVKPAAHPNGTTIDVSDLFFNTPARRKFLRTEKTEYAHIEEVIKRIALANFDISFVLTHNHKIIKQFRVANSTIQRSKRVAQVCGQKFIDNAIEVNCEHNGLHLHGWIAQPSYFRNQNDLSYSYVNERMMRDKLINHAIRQAYADLLPSDSYPAFVLFLQLDFREVDVNVHPAKHEVRFHQGRYVHDFIYSVCNRALKNELDLNVDNSNVDSSTGEIFSASSDEGSHPQVGTQSPGFITPLRASTDSHQQSNSSVSYKTSSVPTEYHNEGINPRSSASFSRASGQHYPTKVNPQASKAYSDLMTPLALDTKVTEPKLTQVADSVSTEANTSALATENEMTDVTKVLFWQAPHYLVFQQRETLRLLSVKKLDQILKLQVIKQRWHEKLVSQPLLLPIKISVSEKVARFVQINENQFQHIGMDIRQLNTSTLQIRQFPALLRNKDISKSFDKLIKQLDVENSDDIHAEIDWQMALAALMLSEEATHAYALQVWRSGESHFNCQFEQQLRLNSVAIDLTSSINQIE from the coding sequence ATGACCATTGCAATATTACCCGCTCGCCTCGCTAACCAAATTGCCGCAGGCGAAGTGGTTGAACGCCCAGCTTCCGTCGTTAAAGAACTCGTAGAAAACAGTATTGATGCTGGCGCGACCACCATCAGAATTGATATTGAAAAAGGCGGTGCAAAGCGCATTCGTATTATCGATAATGGCAAAGGTATTGCCAAAGATGAATTAGCCTTAGCCTTGAGCCGACATGCCACCAGTAAAATTAAAGACCTTGACGATCTCGAAGCTATTAGTAGCTTAGGTTTTCGTGGCGAGGCGCTAGCCAGTATAAGTTCGGTTGCTCGCTTAACGCTAACCTCTAAGCCTGAAGCGCAAGAATCAGCATGGCAAGCGAATGCCGAAGGGCGCGATATGGCGGTGTCGGTCAAGCCAGCAGCGCACCCGAACGGCACGACAATAGATGTTAGCGATTTATTTTTTAATACCCCAGCCAGACGAAAATTTTTACGCACTGAAAAAACAGAATATGCCCACATTGAAGAAGTTATCAAGCGCATTGCCCTAGCAAATTTTGATATCAGCTTTGTTCTTACGCATAACCATAAAATAATTAAACAATTTCGGGTCGCTAATTCAACTATTCAGCGTAGTAAACGCGTTGCGCAAGTTTGTGGTCAAAAGTTTATTGATAATGCTATAGAAGTTAACTGTGAACATAATGGCCTGCATTTACATGGTTGGATTGCCCAACCGAGTTATTTTCGTAATCAAAATGATCTCAGCTACAGTTATGTCAATGAGCGAATGATGCGCGATAAATTGATTAATCACGCTATTCGACAAGCTTATGCAGACCTACTACCGAGCGATAGTTACCCCGCATTTGTATTGTTTTTACAGCTCGATTTTCGTGAAGTGGATGTTAATGTGCACCCTGCAAAGCATGAAGTACGGTTTCATCAAGGGCGTTATGTACATGATTTTATTTATTCGGTTTGTAATCGTGCATTAAAAAATGAGCTAGATCTCAATGTTGATAATAGCAATGTCGATAGTAGCACTGGCGAAATATTTTCCGCATCTAGTGATGAGGGATCCCACCCGCAAGTTGGCACTCAAAGCCCCGGTTTTATTACCCCGTTAAGGGCTAGTACTGATAGTCATCAGCAATCAAATTCTTCAGTAAGTTATAAAACGTCTAGCGTTCCAACTGAATATCACAATGAGGGGATAAACCCGCGTAGTAGTGCAAGTTTTTCGCGCGCGAGCGGACAACATTATCCCACAAAGGTTAATCCTCAAGCGAGTAAAGCCTACAGCGACTTAATGACACCTTTAGCCTTGGATACAAAAGTTACCGAGCCTAAGTTAACGCAAGTAGCTGATTCAGTATCAACAGAAGCAAATACCTCTGCTTTAGCGACTGAAAATGAGATGACTGATGTAACAAAAGTTTTATTTTGGCAGGCGCCACATTATTTAGTATTTCAACAACGCGAAACATTACGTTTATTGTCAGTAAAGAAACTTGATCAAATACTTAAGCTACAAGTTATTAAGCAACGCTGGCATGAAAAGCTGGTTAGCCAACCATTATTATTGCCTATAAAAATCTCTGTTAGTGAGAAAGTCGCTAGATTTGTGCAAATAAATGAAAATCAATTTCAGCATATTGGGATGGATATTCGTCAGCTAAATACCAGTACATTACAAATTCGGCAGTTTCCTGCTTTACTGAGAAATAAAGATATTTCGAAAAGTTTTGATAAGTTAATTAAACAGTTAGATGTTGAAAATAGTGACGATATACATGCAGAAATTGACTGGCAAATGGCGTTAGCTGCACTTATGTTAAGTGAAGAAGCCACTCATGCGTATGCGTTGCAAGTTTGGCGAAGTGGAGAAAGTCACTTTAATTGTCAATTTGAGCAGCAACTAAGGTTGAATTCTGTCGCTATAGACCTCACATCTTCTATAAATCAGATAGAGTAA
- a CDS encoding N-acetylmuramoyl-L-alanine amidase produces the protein MRSASIVKKLTVLFTLWFALATTVYASNSIENVRIWPAPENTRIVFDLIEKPDFKYFSLKSPERLVIDFKNSRNNAVLMSAIKADRRVQKIRTSRAKEKGTTRLVLELAEDYKISIFPLAPAGQYSDRLVIDLYDKNSQPIATHDNSQGKRDIVIAIVAGHGGEDPGSIGAAGTYEKRITLKIAQKLANLINQKQGLKAVMIRSGDYYVDHNRKTELARKSKADLLISIHADAFTSSQPNGASVLVQATRRADSEFTRWIQNREKNSELLGGAGETIRSTKDNNLAIALGDMKKEYTMASSYDFAEHVVKQLKKVTRLHKHKPERLSLAVLKSSDIPSVLIETGFISNPDEERRLNNSHHQQKLAKAIYIAVDDYFSRNPPDGTLIAATRTREHKVSRGESLSVVAQRYKVSIRQLKSANNLKSNVVRIGQTLKIPQAD, from the coding sequence ATGCGTTCAGCAAGTATTGTAAAAAAATTAACGGTGTTATTTACGCTTTGGTTCGCTTTAGCAACAACTGTTTACGCAAGTAATAGCATTGAGAATGTGCGGATATGGCCAGCGCCAGAAAATACCCGCATCGTTTTTGATCTCATCGAAAAACCAGACTTTAAATACTTCTCACTAAAATCCCCAGAACGCTTAGTTATTGATTTTAAAAATAGCCGAAACAATGCAGTTTTAATGTCAGCGATAAAAGCGGATCGTCGAGTGCAAAAAATTCGTACCAGTAGAGCAAAAGAAAAAGGGACCACACGTTTAGTACTAGAGTTAGCTGAAGACTATAAAATTTCGATATTTCCATTGGCACCAGCTGGACAATATAGTGACCGTTTGGTTATTGATCTTTATGACAAAAATAGTCAGCCGATTGCGACCCATGATAATAGCCAAGGTAAACGAGACATCGTCATTGCTATTGTTGCTGGCCACGGTGGTGAAGACCCAGGTTCAATTGGCGCTGCAGGTACTTATGAAAAACGCATTACGTTAAAAATAGCCCAAAAATTGGCTAACTTAATTAACCAGAAGCAAGGCCTTAAAGCGGTGATGATCCGCAGTGGTGACTATTATGTTGACCACAATCGTAAAACTGAACTTGCGAGAAAGTCGAAAGCTGATCTACTTATTTCCATTCATGCTGATGCATTCACTTCATCACAGCCCAATGGTGCATCGGTGCTAGTACAAGCAACGCGACGTGCTGATTCAGAATTCACCCGGTGGATTCAAAATAGAGAAAAAAATTCTGAGTTATTAGGTGGTGCTGGAGAAACGATCAGAAGCACTAAAGACAATAACTTAGCGATTGCTCTTGGCGACATGAAAAAAGAATATACCATGGCGAGTAGTTACGACTTTGCCGAGCATGTTGTGAAGCAGCTAAAAAAAGTGACCAGACTACATAAGCATAAACCTGAACGGTTGAGTTTAGCGGTGTTAAAATCTTCAGATATCCCGTCAGTATTAATTGAAACCGGTTTTATTTCTAACCCAGATGAAGAAAGACGACTTAATAATAGTCACCATCAACAGAAATTGGCTAAAGCAATCTACATTGCTGTTGATGATTATTTCTCTCGAAACCCACCTGATGGTACCTTAATTGCTGCAACGCGCACTCGCGAGCACAAGGTTAGCCGTGGTGAATCGCTTTCTGTGGTTGCCCAGCGCTATAAAGTTTCCATCAGGCAATTAAAATCAGCCAATAACCTCAAATCAAATGTGGTTAGAATTGGCCAAACATTAAAAATACCACAGGCAGATTAA
- the hflX gene encoding ribosome rescue GTPase HflX: MFDRYQAGEQAILVHLDFPDDDTREDIQEFEMLVDSAGITALNTITGKRNTPHPKYFVGTGKVQEVADAVRMFDANIVLFNHSLAPSQEKNIEALCQCRVVDRTTLILDIFAQRARTHEGKLQVELAQLRHMSTRLIRGWTHLERQKGGIGLRGPGETQLETDRRLLRARMVNIRKRLEKVEKQRQQGRRARTRAEIPTISLVGYTNAGKSTLFNKITQAGVYAADQLFATLDPTLRKIEVDDVGRVILADTVGFIRHLPHDLVAAFKATLTETREAELLLHIIDIADERRSENIEQVEEVLNEIEAGDVPQLLICNKIDRLDDVEPRIDRDDQGLPIRVWLSAQQGIGIELLFQALAERLGKQIIKHLLCLPPSAGKLRGQLYQLNCITDEHYDEQGNCLLGIKLPVREWNQLLKQDEAEIEHFIQT, encoded by the coding sequence TTGTTTGATAGATATCAGGCAGGTGAGCAGGCGATACTTGTTCATTTAGATTTCCCAGATGATGATACCCGCGAAGACATACAAGAGTTCGAAATGCTTGTTGATTCTGCTGGTATTACGGCGTTAAATACGATTACAGGTAAACGCAATACTCCGCACCCGAAATATTTTGTTGGTACAGGTAAAGTTCAGGAAGTTGCTGATGCTGTGCGTATGTTCGATGCGAATATTGTATTGTTTAATCATAGTTTAGCGCCATCTCAAGAGAAAAACATTGAAGCTTTATGTCAATGTCGTGTGGTTGATCGTACTACCTTAATTTTAGATATTTTTGCCCAACGTGCTCGCACTCATGAAGGTAAATTACAAGTAGAGTTAGCGCAGTTACGTCACATGAGTACAAGGCTGATACGCGGTTGGACTCACTTAGAGCGCCAAAAAGGTGGTATTGGTTTACGCGGACCAGGTGAAACACAGCTTGAAACAGATAGACGTTTATTACGTGCCCGTATGGTTAATATTCGCAAACGTCTAGAAAAAGTTGAAAAGCAAAGGCAACAAGGTCGTCGTGCGAGAACGAGAGCCGAGATCCCAACAATTTCCTTAGTTGGCTATACCAATGCTGGCAAATCAACCCTATTCAATAAAATTACTCAGGCTGGTGTTTACGCAGCCGATCAATTGTTTGCCACTTTAGACCCTACTTTACGTAAAATTGAAGTAGATGATGTTGGTCGTGTTATTCTTGCTGACACTGTAGGATTTATACGGCATCTGCCTCATGATTTAGTGGCAGCATTTAAAGCGACGTTAACAGAAACAAGAGAAGCAGAGTTATTGCTTCATATAATTGATATTGCCGATGAGCGTCGTAGTGAAAATATTGAACAAGTAGAAGAAGTTTTAAATGAGATAGAAGCGGGTGATGTCCCACAACTATTAATTTGTAATAAAATTGACCGGTTAGATGATGTTGAGCCGAGAATTGATCGTGATGATCAAGGTCTACCTATTCGTGTTTGGCTTTCAGCACAACAAGGCATAGGTATTGAACTTTTATTTCAAGCTCTTGCCGAACGATTAGGCAAACAAATCATCAAACATTTACTCTGTTTACCTCCTAGTGCTGGTAAACTACGTGGTCAACTTTATCAGCTAAATTGTATTACAGACGAACATTATGACGAGCAAGGTAATTGTTTATTAGGTATAAAATTACCCGTGAGAGAGTGGAACCAGTTACTAAAACAAGACGAAGCAGAAATAGAGCACTTTATTCAAACTTAA
- the hfq gene encoding RNA chaperone Hfq has product MAKGQSLQDPFLNALRRDRIPVAIYLVNGIKLQGQVESFDQFVILLKNTVSQMVYKHAISTVVPARAVTTMPAPQANQDLED; this is encoded by the coding sequence ATGGCAAAGGGGCAATCTTTACAAGACCCATTTTTGAATGCGTTACGTCGTGATCGTATTCCAGTAGCAATTTACTTAGTTAATGGCATTAAACTACAAGGGCAAGTAGAGTCATTTGATCAATTTGTAATTTTACTTAAAAATACCGTTAGCCAAATGGTATATAAGCACGCTATCTCAACAGTAGTGCCAGCGCGAGCAGTAACCACTATGCCAGCCCCACAAGCGAATCAGGATTTAGAAGATTAA